One Mycoavidus sp. B2-EB genomic region harbors:
- a CDS encoding porin, giving the protein MKRVLLSIALTGTFSAPVYAQSSLTLYGSLGAALMYTNNQTGHPNWQVGTGGAGSNYWGLRGIEDLGAGTQALFLLESGFKINTGRFPLKEVGFDRQAFMGLSDVTMGTLTVGRQYDAITDYLASFSLAGSSLGGGQFSHPFDNDNVNGSFSVNNSIKFSSINYNGFTFGGLYAFSNEAGQFANNRDYSLGAAYSYGPFSAAVAYLQANNPGANNTGAQMNEEVSFEADRQRIWGAGTNYTLGRTTLGFVYTQAKFNRPQLPKHVPEKLQITDAGHSVDLNNYELNARYRLTPAWSVNGAYTLTTGEFSFEQESNNRKAKWHQVSLLSSYELSKRTNVFISAIAQQSQVRNSPASLTKIHGFEFSTTNRQMVITTGLRMKF; this is encoded by the coding sequence ATGAAACGGGTTCTTTTAAGTATAGCGCTCACGGGCACATTCAGCGCTCCGGTTTATGCGCAAAGCAGTTTGACGCTTTATGGCTCATTGGGCGCTGCGCTTATGTATACGAATAACCAAACTGGCCACCCAAACTGGCAAGTCGGCACTGGGGGCGCCGGTAGTAACTACTGGGGTCTGCGCGGCATAGAAGATTTAGGCGCAGGCACACAAGCACTTTTTCTGCTAGAAAGTGGCTTTAAAATTAATACTGGCCGCTTCCCACTAAAAGAAGTGGGTTTTGACCGCCAGGCCTTTATGGGCTTGTCTGATGTCACAATGGGCACCCTCACAGTGGGGCGCCAATATGACGCTATCACGGATTACCTGGCGTCCTTTAGCTTGGCAGGGAGCAGTCTAGGCGGAGGACAATTCTCCCATCCCTTCGATAACGATAATGTGAACGGCTCATTCAGCGTAAACAACTCGATCAAATTCTCAAGTATCAACTACAATGGCTTTACGTTTGGCGGTCTGTATGCTTTTTCGAATGAAGCAGGCCAGTTCGCCAATAACCGTGATTACAGCCTCGGTGCCGCTTATTCCTATGGTCCGTTTAGCGCCGCAGTGGCGTATTTACAGGCTAACAACCCTGGCGCGAATAATACCGGCGCACAGATGAACGAAGAGGTCTCTTTCGAAGCTGACCGCCAACGCATATGGGGGGCTGGGACAAATTATACGCTTGGCCGCACAACCCTAGGTTTCGTATATACGCAGGCGAAATTCAACCGCCCGCAATTGCCAAAACATGTGCCTGAAAAATTACAGATTACAGATGCCGGGCATTCCGTTGACTTGAATAACTATGAACTCAATGCACGTTACCGCCTAACACCGGCCTGGAGCGTAAATGGTGCATATACATTGACCACCGGCGAGTTCTCTTTCGAGCAAGAGTCCAACAATCGCAAAGCAAAGTGGCATCAAGTCAGCTTACTGAGTAGCTATGAGCTATCAAAACGCACAAATGTTTTTATTTCAGCCATTGCTCAGCAATCCCAAGTACGCAATAGTCCAGCCAGCCTGACCAAAATCCATGGTTTTGAATTCTCCACAACCAACCGACAAATGGTAATCACGACCGGCCTACGGATGAAATTCTAA
- a CDS encoding tetratricopeptide repeat protein, with protein MNIFLTQLLKHRLQRIVAPRMLRSMSIMLLSSAIWGASLSASARSTVMSGEENATPNLPPLLDAQRTLPSVQLTSQIMFLVLAAELALQRGQPAPAYQTYLELTRTTRDPRMAQRAAEIALGAQSPADALAAARLWRQYEPNSSRAAQFEAALLVLSGKLNEAQPILAAELAKIPAEDKGEAILALQLLIARGPSQLNGLNLLLALLKKELTRPEAHFALARQQLLLNDSAKAWASLRQALALKPDYEAAALLLAQLGPTQRQQAIELMRDFAQKNPKSRNAHIALAQLYLADQQFDAARREFQLMRAQNSADPAPLMALALIYIEQKRYDDAQYYLQQYIHVLQKRKTQPELDVGQAYFYLAQIATEKKNDAQAMQWLSKINPASAQYMPALFARVQLLAKAGKVNEARKLLADLPNQEPRLKILAARTDGALLAEAQRYVEAEATLARIYKTYPNEPDVLYDYAMLAEKNRHYTLMENLLRRLMMLQPDNPNAYNALGYSLAERGQRLNEADKLIEKASSLAPDDAFIMDSLGWVKYRLGNTQQAAQLLRRAYQLQPNAEIGAHLGEVLWVQGLQVEAKQIWRAATKLEANNGILQQTLKRFSIEP; from the coding sequence ATGAATATTTTTCTTACTCAATTATTGAAGCATCGACTTCAGCGTATCGTTGCGCCGCGTATGCTGCGTTCCATGAGCATTATGCTGCTTAGCAGCGCCATATGGGGGGCTTCTTTGAGCGCTAGCGCGCGCTCAACCGTGATGAGCGGCGAAGAAAACGCCACCCCGAACTTGCCACCGCTACTTGACGCGCAAAGAACGCTGCCCTCAGTACAGCTGACCAGCCAGATTATGTTTTTGGTGTTGGCGGCCGAACTTGCGCTACAGCGCGGCCAGCCTGCACCGGCTTATCAAACTTATCTTGAGCTGACGCGTACTACGCGTGACCCGCGCATGGCGCAGCGCGCAGCAGAAATTGCACTGGGCGCGCAAAGCCCAGCCGATGCACTTGCCGCAGCCCGTTTATGGCGTCAGTACGAGCCCAATTCTAGTCGTGCTGCGCAATTTGAAGCGGCATTGCTCGTGTTAAGCGGTAAATTGAATGAAGCGCAGCCGATTTTGGCGGCTGAGCTGGCTAAGATTCCGGCTGAAGATAAAGGGGAGGCGATTTTAGCATTGCAGTTATTGATCGCGCGTGGTCCATCTCAATTGAATGGTTTAAATTTATTGCTGGCGCTACTCAAGAAAGAGCTGACACGACCTGAAGCGCATTTCGCGTTGGCGCGGCAGCAGCTTTTACTCAATGATTCGGCCAAGGCGTGGGCCTCATTGCGCCAAGCCTTGGCACTTAAGCCAGATTATGAAGCGGCGGCTTTATTGCTGGCGCAACTTGGACCTACGCAGCGGCAACAAGCCATCGAGTTAATGCGGGATTTCGCTCAGAAAAACCCCAAATCGCGCAATGCCCATATTGCCTTGGCACAGCTCTATCTGGCCGATCAGCAATTCGATGCAGCCCGCAGAGAGTTTCAACTGATGCGCGCGCAAAATTCGGCTGATCCGGCTCCGTTGATGGCGTTGGCCCTTATTTATATCGAGCAAAAACGCTATGACGATGCACAGTATTATTTGCAGCAATACATACATGTTCTGCAAAAGCGGAAAACTCAGCCGGAATTGGATGTTGGACAAGCTTATTTCTACTTAGCGCAAATTGCCACCGAAAAAAAGAATGATGCGCAGGCTATGCAGTGGCTAAGCAAAATTAATCCCGCCAGTGCGCAATATATGCCGGCCTTATTTGCCCGCGTACAGCTCTTAGCTAAGGCTGGCAAGGTTAACGAAGCGCGCAAATTACTTGCCGATTTGCCAAACCAAGAACCACGCCTGAAAATTTTGGCGGCACGCACGGATGGTGCTTTGTTGGCTGAGGCACAGCGTTATGTTGAAGCTGAAGCAACTCTAGCGCGAATTTACAAAACATATCCAAATGAACCGGACGTGCTTTACGACTATGCGATGCTGGCGGAAAAAAATCGCCATTACACATTGATGGAAAATCTGCTACGGCGTTTGATGATGCTGCAGCCCGATAATCCCAATGCGTATAATGCGCTGGGCTATTCACTGGCAGAGCGTGGCCAACGGCTTAATGAGGCGGATAAATTAATTGAAAAAGCCTCTTCGTTAGCACCCGATGATGCCTTTATTATGGATAGCTTAGGCTGGGTCAAATACCGTCTTGGCAACACTCAGCAAGCCGCTCAATTATTGCGGCGCGCTTATCAGCTACAGCCGAATGCCGAAATTGGCGCTCATTTGGGCGAAGTCTTGTGGGTGCAGGGTTTGCAAGTGGAGGCCAAGCAAATCTGGAGAGCTGCCACCAAGCTCGAAGCAAATAATGGTATTTTGCAGCAAACGCTAAAACGCTTTTCAATCGAACCATGA
- a CDS encoding outer membrane lipoprotein LolB, which produces MKSQLKKLTVLAILLGWLAGCALPPPAPPSPTSFACNGRFSVRYQEAQGVHHRIRNVYGRFAWRDDGKVATLRLLNPLGQTLAVVQLSALGAALELPNRPTLIADNADELMRTALGFPLPVSGLRHWLRAPEGWEPNLNQSAFQKAMHKTLAQIRHSPTERPLQIRQEGWTVDYLSYTEAPVVRVQRMNLTRDDASIEVKLALEPGS; this is translated from the coding sequence ATGAAATCTCAACTTAAAAAATTGACGGTATTGGCCATTTTGCTCGGTTGGCTGGCAGGTTGTGCGTTGCCACCGCCAGCGCCTCCTTCACCCACATCATTTGCTTGCAATGGACGTTTTTCAGTGCGTTATCAAGAAGCGCAAGGTGTCCATCATCGAATTCGTAACGTTTATGGGCGTTTTGCTTGGCGTGACGATGGCAAAGTAGCGACCTTGCGCCTCCTTAATCCGCTGGGGCAAACGCTTGCTGTGGTCCAATTATCGGCCTTGGGCGCAGCGCTTGAGCTGCCCAATCGTCCGACTCTGATTGCCGACAATGCGGATGAATTGATGCGCACTGCGCTCGGTTTTCCCTTGCCAGTGAGTGGTTTGCGCCATTGGTTGCGCGCGCCGGAAGGTTGGGAGCCTAACCTCAATCAGAGCGCCTTCCAAAAGGCTATGCATAAAACGCTAGCGCAAATCCGGCATAGCCCTACCGAGCGCCCGCTGCAGATCCGGCAAGAGGGTTGGACGGTTGACTATCTCTCTTATACTGAGGCGCCAGTGGTGCGCGTGCAGCGCATGAATTTAACCCGCGATGATGCCTCGATCGAGGTCAAACTAGCGCTGGAGCCTGGAAGCTAA
- the mutY gene encoding A/G-specific adenine glycosylase: MIAIAEFAPRLITWQRQFGRHDLPWQLTRDPYSIWLSEIMLQQTQVSTVIAYYLRFIERFPNLAALANAPLDEVMAIWSGLGYYSRARNLHRCAQLLSTEYHGQFPHHVNTLIELPGIGRSTAAAIAVFAFGARETILDGNVKRVLARVFGIEGFPGEKHTENAMWKLAESLLPPNSEPTTEPNDLAMQAYTQGLMDLGATLCVRGRPACTRCPFQTGCAAHLSGREKILPTARPKKSKPMRRTLMLILCNGSTVLLERRPPAGIWGGLWSLPEVTDAAALAAYAARFGITDPLTALAPMVHTFTHFQLTIEPKLATLSSSAAPSAGVADTHQTWVRIDDLQAYGLPAPVRRILETLQK; this comes from the coding sequence ATGATTGCGATTGCAGAATTCGCCCCGCGCCTAATTACCTGGCAACGTCAATTTGGCCGCCATGATTTGCCCTGGCAACTCACACGCGACCCTTACTCTATTTGGCTGTCTGAAATCATGCTGCAACAGACCCAAGTGTCAACCGTGATTGCATATTATCTGCGTTTTATTGAGCGGTTTCCTAATCTTGCAGCATTAGCAAACGCCCCTCTTGATGAAGTCATGGCTATATGGAGCGGATTAGGCTATTACTCGCGTGCGCGTAATTTACACCGTTGCGCGCAGTTATTGAGCACCGAATATCATGGTCAATTCCCACATCATGTCAATACGCTGATCGAGCTTCCCGGTATTGGCCGCTCAACCGCAGCAGCGATTGCTGTTTTTGCTTTTGGCGCGCGCGAAACTATTCTTGACGGCAATGTGAAACGTGTATTAGCCCGCGTTTTTGGAATAGAAGGTTTTCCTGGCGAAAAGCATACTGAAAACGCCATGTGGAAATTAGCCGAGTCACTTTTGCCGCCCAACTCTGAGCCCACTACAGAACCTAACGATTTAGCCATGCAAGCCTATACGCAAGGCTTGATGGACCTTGGTGCAACTTTATGCGTACGCGGCCGCCCGGCTTGCACGCGCTGCCCTTTTCAAACCGGTTGCGCAGCTCATTTGAGCGGCCGTGAGAAAATCTTGCCAACGGCGCGCCCCAAAAAAAGCAAACCCATGCGCCGCACGTTAATGTTAATCCTGTGCAACGGCTCCACCGTACTGCTTGAGCGCCGTCCGCCCGCTGGCATTTGGGGCGGCTTATGGAGCCTGCCAGAAGTAACCGATGCGGCGGCGCTCGCAGCCTATGCAGCACGCTTTGGCATCACTGACCCGTTAACCGCACTGGCTCCGATGGTGCACACCTTTACGCACTTTCAGCTCACCATAGAGCCTAAATTGGCAACCCTTTCATCCAGCGCCGCACCCTCAGCAGGAGTCGCCGACACCCACCAAACTTGGGTCCGCATAGATGATCTCCAAGCCTATGGCTTGCCAGCGCCAGTCCGACGGATCTTAGAAACATTACAAAAGTAA
- the mutM gene encoding bifunctional DNA-formamidopyrimidine glycosylase/DNA-(apurinic or apyrimidinic site) lyase: MPELPEVEVTRRGIMPYITNRRIQHVEVRSAMLRWPVPPQLATLLDGRLITRVERRGKYLLLEIESGWLLIHLGMTGTLRILPHPAASKSPLLPTDRHDHIDWIFDECVLRFRDPRRFGAVLWHSDTVGPVLLHPLLAKLGIEPLSAEFNSALLHRRTRTRSTAIKQILLAGEIVVGVGNIYASESLFRAGIHPATAAGRISVKRYEKLVTEIRATLTEAIEKGGSTLRDFVGSDGKRGYFQLDYFVYGRNGEPCRNCGTLIRQIVQGQRSTYYCPRCQH, translated from the coding sequence ATGCCAGAATTACCGGAAGTAGAAGTGACCCGACGCGGCATCATGCCATATATAACGAATCGACGAATTCAACATGTCGAAGTGCGTAGCGCCATGCTGCGCTGGCCCGTGCCGCCACAACTTGCCACGCTACTTGATGGCCGCCTCATTACGAGGGTTGAACGGCGCGGCAAATACTTATTGCTTGAAATAGAATCAGGATGGCTCTTGATTCATCTCGGCATGACCGGTACTTTGCGTATCTTGCCGCATCCTGCCGCTAGCAAGAGCCCACTCCTGCCAACCGACCGGCACGACCATATCGATTGGATTTTCGACGAATGTGTGTTGCGCTTTCGGGATCCGCGGCGTTTTGGTGCGGTTTTATGGCATTCCGACACGGTTGGGCCTGTCTTGCTCCATCCATTATTAGCAAAATTAGGCATTGAGCCGCTCTCGGCTGAGTTTAATAGCGCGCTGTTACATCGCCGCACGCGCACACGCAGCACCGCGATCAAGCAGATCTTGCTAGCCGGCGAGATTGTGGTGGGAGTCGGCAATATTTATGCCTCAGAAAGTTTATTCCGAGCCGGCATTCATCCAGCAACTGCGGCGGGACGCATTTCAGTGAAACGTTATGAAAAACTCGTCACTGAGATTCGTGCGACCTTAACCGAGGCCATTGAAAAAGGCGGCAGCACCTTGCGCGATTTTGTGGGGAGCGATGGCAAGCGGGGGTATTTTCAGTTGGACTACTTTGTTTATGGCCGTAACGGCGAACCGTGCCGCAACTGCGGCACGTTAATTCGGCAAATCGTGCAAGGCCAGCGCTCCACTTATTATTGCCCGCGTTGTCAGCACTAA
- a CDS encoding 50S ribosomal protein L25/general stress protein Ctc, with protein MKVVAFERSVQGTGSSRRLRLAGRTPAIVYGANSQPTLIELDHNAIFHALKKEAFHSSILELEVGSVSQQVLLRDVQYHPFKPLVLHVDFQRVDSSKKLHKKVPLHYLNQEISKAVKLDSAILTHVMNELEITCLPANLPEFIEVDLAEIGAGQSLHAKDVKLPAGVELMQYLEQENPVIVSATIPAAAMAEEAPNAAEGDGAPAAS; from the coding sequence ATGAAAGTAGTCGCTTTTGAGCGCAGTGTGCAGGGTACCGGTTCGAGCCGCCGCCTGCGTCTCGCTGGTAGAACGCCCGCGATTGTTTACGGTGCGAATAGCCAGCCCACATTAATTGAGCTTGATCATAACGCAATCTTCCACGCTCTTAAGAAAGAAGCGTTTCATTCTTCGATTTTAGAGCTTGAGGTCGGGAGTGTGTCACAGCAAGTATTATTGCGCGATGTGCAATACCATCCATTTAAGCCGTTAGTACTGCACGTTGATTTCCAACGTGTCGATTCTAGCAAGAAGCTGCACAAAAAAGTCCCGCTGCATTACTTGAATCAAGAGATCTCTAAAGCGGTCAAGCTAGATAGCGCAATCTTGACGCATGTCATGAATGAGCTTGAAATAACTTGTTTACCCGCCAATCTTCCCGAGTTTATCGAGGTTGACTTGGCCGAGATAGGCGCGGGCCAATCATTGCACGCAAAAGACGTAAAATTGCCAGCAGGCGTTGAGCTCATGCAGTACCTTGAGCAGGAAAACCCGGTGATTGTTTCGGCCACCATCCCGGCTGCGGCTATGGCTGAAGAAGCGCCTAACGCTGCTGAAGGAGATGGAGCGCCAGCTGCTTCTTAA
- the ispE gene encoding 4-(cytidine 5'-diphospho)-2-C-methyl-D-erythritol kinase, which produces MSDFSCLAPAKLNLFLHITGRRADGYHLLQTVFQLLDYGDTLHFKVRTDPTIERVAAVSGVSEASDLTLRAARALQAYAGCPLGVEIEVEKRIPLGAGLGGGSSDAASTLLALNRLWELNLSRAQLQDLAISLGADVPFFVFGCNAFAQGIGEQLQAVELPLRHFLVVTPPVQVATTEIFSMRELTRDTKIIKIANFLGQWGSAVGADAFGRNDMQSVVAGKYAEVAQVLDWFKAVAPARMTGSGASVFAVFASRDEALSVQAVLPDGWHSEVAASLESHPLLAFAL; this is translated from the coding sequence ATGTCTGATTTTTCATGTTTGGCGCCCGCCAAGCTGAATCTTTTTTTGCATATTACCGGTCGTCGGGCCGATGGGTATCATCTTCTGCAAACCGTATTCCAACTCCTGGATTATGGCGATACGTTACATTTTAAAGTGCGCACGGATCCAACGATTGAGCGCGTAGCGGCTGTGTCCGGCGTGTCTGAAGCATCCGATCTAACGTTACGCGCCGCGCGTGCGCTGCAAGCTTATGCAGGTTGCCCACTAGGGGTTGAGATCGAAGTTGAAAAACGCATACCACTTGGTGCCGGTCTAGGCGGTGGCAGTTCGGATGCGGCCAGTACCTTACTCGCACTGAATCGGCTCTGGGAACTGAATTTATCACGCGCGCAACTTCAGGACTTGGCTATATCATTAGGTGCAGACGTGCCATTTTTTGTGTTTGGCTGCAACGCTTTTGCGCAGGGAATTGGCGAGCAGTTGCAGGCGGTTGAGTTACCTTTGCGCCATTTTTTAGTGGTCACGCCACCCGTGCAAGTAGCGACTACTGAAATTTTTTCAATGCGGGAATTGACACGGGATACGAAAATCATCAAAATAGCGAACTTTCTAGGGCAATGGGGCAGCGCAGTCGGAGCCGATGCTTTTGGGCGCAACGATATGCAGTCTGTAGTCGCTGGAAAATACGCAGAAGTAGCGCAGGTGCTGGATTGGTTTAAAGCTGTAGCGCCGGCACGCATGACGGGGTCTGGGGCGAGTGTTTTTGCCGTATTTGCTAGCCGGGATGAAGCACTTTCGGTACAGGCGGTGTTACCTGATGGCTGGCATAGTGAGGTCGCGGCAAGCCTTGAATCCCATCCGTTGCTTGCTTTTGCGTTGTAA
- the pth gene encoding aminoacyl-tRNA hydrolase, with protein sequence MIKLIAGLGNPGAEYAATRHNAGFWAIDAIARATQTALRHEARFHGLAARAHYHGRDVWLLQPHTFMNRSGQSVAALARFHKILPAEILVVHDELDLPPGVAKLKLSGGSGGHNGLKDISAHLATPQYWRLRLGIGHPRDYALEEKKTDVVNYVLKPPRKEEQALVDAAICRSLAVMQAVIQGEMERAMMALHRQSL encoded by the coding sequence ATGATTAAGTTGATTGCCGGCCTTGGTAATCCGGGCGCAGAATATGCTGCGACTCGGCACAATGCCGGCTTTTGGGCGATTGATGCGATCGCCCGCGCTACGCAAACTGCGTTACGTCACGAAGCGCGTTTTCATGGCTTGGCGGCGCGTGCTCATTATCATGGCAGGGATGTGTGGTTATTACAACCCCACACTTTTATGAATCGCTCAGGTCAGTCAGTGGCTGCACTTGCGCGTTTTCATAAAATCCTTCCAGCAGAAATTTTAGTGGTGCATGACGAGCTTGACTTACCCCCCGGCGTTGCCAAACTCAAATTGAGTGGTGGCAGCGGTGGCCATAATGGCTTAAAAGATATTAGCGCGCATTTGGCGACGCCGCAGTACTGGCGGCTGCGTTTAGGGATTGGCCATCCGCGGGATTATGCGCTAGAAGAAAAAAAAACTGACGTAGTGAATTACGTCCTTAAGCCACCGCGCAAAGAAGAACAAGCATTAGTAGACGCGGCTATCTGCCGTAGCCTTGCCGTGATGCAAGCGGTGATCCAAGGCGAAATGGAGCGTGCGATGATGGCGCTGCACCGTCAATCGCTTTAA
- a CDS encoding ribose-phosphate pyrophosphokinase — MSSDGLMVFTGNANPELARGVVEMLGIALGKAMVSRFSDGEIQVEIQENVRGKDVFVLQPTCAPTNDNLMELMIMVDALKRASAGRITAAIPYFGYARQDRRPRSARVAISAKLVANMLQIAGVDRIITMDLHADQIQGFFDIPVDNIYATPILLGDLRKQNYENLLVVSPDVGGVVRARALAKQLNTDLAIIDKRRPQANVAEVMHIIGEVEGRTCVIMDDMVDTAGTLCKAAQVLKERGARQVFAYTTHPVLSGQAVQRVMESELDELVVADTIPLRAEARACVKVRQLSSAGLLAETFSRIRRGDSVMSLFAES; from the coding sequence ATGAGTAGTGACGGCCTAATGGTCTTTACCGGCAATGCCAATCCTGAGCTTGCCCGCGGTGTTGTTGAGATGCTGGGTATCGCGCTTGGCAAAGCAATGGTTAGTCGTTTCTCCGATGGCGAGATTCAAGTCGAAATTCAGGAAAACGTGCGTGGCAAAGATGTTTTTGTGCTTCAGCCCACCTGCGCGCCAACCAACGATAATCTGATGGAATTAATGATCATGGTCGATGCGCTCAAACGCGCCTCCGCCGGCCGGATCACCGCTGCTATTCCTTATTTCGGTTATGCTCGTCAAGATCGTCGGCCCCGTTCAGCGCGGGTCGCGATTTCCGCTAAGCTGGTCGCCAATATGCTGCAAATTGCTGGCGTTGACCGAATTATTACAATGGATTTGCATGCGGATCAGATTCAAGGTTTTTTCGATATTCCAGTTGACAATATTTATGCAACGCCGATTCTGCTAGGTGATTTGCGCAAGCAAAACTATGAGAATTTGCTGGTTGTTTCGCCTGATGTCGGTGGTGTGGTGCGCGCGCGCGCATTAGCCAAGCAGCTGAATACCGATCTTGCCATTATTGATAAACGACGTCCTCAAGCGAATGTGGCGGAAGTCATGCATATTATTGGCGAGGTCGAAGGCCGCACCTGCGTCATCATGGATGATATGGTAGATACTGCCGGCACCTTATGTAAAGCGGCGCAAGTGTTAAAAGAGCGCGGCGCACGGCAAGTTTTTGCGTATACCACGCACCCAGTTTTGTCGGGTCAAGCGGTGCAACGAGTGATGGAATCCGAGTTAGATGAGCTGGTGGTGGCGGATACCATTCCGTTACGTGCTGAAGCCCGCGCGTGTGTGAAAGTTCGCCAGCTCTCAAGTGCTGGTTTACTGGCTGAGACTTTCTCGCGGATTCGTCGTGGCGATTCAGTGATGTCGCTGTTTGCGGAAAGTTGA
- a CDS encoding Bax inhibitor-1/YccA family protein, translating into MKDDFQTYSFGRNGSITPVATRNRVLRNTYWLLALSMIPSVLGAWLGVSTGFSLLKATSPGFSFILFIAIAFGFMFAIERFKNSSVGVALLLGFTFFMGLMLARLLSFVLGFSNGASLIMLALGGTGVIFTMMASIATVSKRDFSGLGKWLFMGVIVLILASVANIWLQLPALMLTVSVMATVIFSAYMLFDVQRVVNGGETNYIRAALAIYLDIYNVFANLLMLLGIFGGNRN; encoded by the coding sequence ATGAAGGACGATTTTCAAACTTATAGCTTCGGCCGTAACGGAAGCATCACCCCAGTTGCGACCCGCAACCGGGTATTACGCAATACCTACTGGTTATTAGCGCTATCCATGATTCCCAGCGTACTTGGTGCTTGGCTTGGCGTGAGCACGGGCTTTTCACTGTTAAAAGCAACCAGCCCGGGCTTTAGCTTTATCCTTTTCATAGCGATTGCATTTGGCTTTATGTTTGCAATTGAACGGTTTAAAAATAGTAGCGTCGGCGTTGCTTTGCTGCTTGGCTTTACCTTTTTTATGGGCTTGATGCTTGCGCGCCTATTAAGTTTTGTGTTGGGTTTTTCAAATGGCGCATCGCTCATCATGTTGGCTTTGGGCGGCACAGGCGTTATTTTTACCATGATGGCGTCAATTGCGACGGTTTCAAAACGAGATTTTTCCGGCCTTGGCAAATGGCTATTTATGGGCGTGATTGTGCTAATCCTAGCATCCGTCGCCAATATTTGGCTTCAACTACCCGCTTTGATGCTCACCGTTTCTGTCATGGCGACTGTGATTTTCTCCGCCTATATGCTGTTTGATGTGCAGCGTGTCGTGAACGGCGGCGAAACGAATTACATTAGAGCTGCTTTAGCTATCTATCTAGATATCTACAATGTGTTCGCGAATTTGTTAATGCTGCTCGGCATATTTGGTGGGAATAGAAACTAA
- a CDS encoding spermidine synthase gives MTNSNKRSLSDQHLPHFAPVNFSEAAGVRYLHLGSEWVQGAMRLRAPMRIELEYAQQMMAWLLFLDPPAQIVQLGLGAAALTKFCYRYCPASQVTAIELNPAVVLAARAMFELPANDARLSVIEADAWDFVRDASHYGTIGAMQVDLYDATASGPVLGNTAFYRACRACLTAPGILTVNLFGDHPSFARNMRSLREAFAGRVIALPSVHEGNRVALAFNGPPLVFDWDALMAHARSIEKKWRLPARAWLSALSEVVEVQHTFSI, from the coding sequence ATGACAAACTCGAATAAACGTAGCTTAAGTGATCAGCACCTTCCACACTTTGCCCCAGTTAATTTTTCTGAAGCAGCGGGGGTGCGTTATTTACATTTAGGTAGCGAATGGGTGCAGGGTGCTATGCGCTTGCGCGCCCCAATGCGGATTGAACTTGAATATGCGCAGCAGATGATGGCTTGGCTGCTGTTTCTTGATCCGCCGGCGCAGATTGTGCAACTTGGACTGGGCGCGGCTGCGCTCACCAAATTTTGCTATCGCTATTGCCCTGCGTCACAGGTTACGGCAATTGAATTGAATCCGGCGGTGGTGCTTGCTGCACGCGCTATGTTTGAACTCCCGGCTAACGATGCGCGTTTGTCTGTGATCGAAGCAGATGCTTGGGACTTTGTGCGTGATGCATCGCATTACGGCACCATTGGCGCGATGCAAGTCGATTTATATGACGCCACGGCAAGCGGTCCGGTGCTTGGAAATACCGCATTTTACCGGGCGTGCCGTGCTTGTTTAACGGCGCCAGGTATTTTAACGGTCAATTTGTTTGGCGATCATCCCAGTTTTGCGCGCAATATGCGTAGTTTGCGCGAGGCATTTGCTGGGCGCGTTATTGCTCTGCCTAGCGTCCACGAGGGCAACCGGGTCGCGCTTGCTTTTAATGGCCCGCCGCTGGTTTTTGATTGGGACGCGCTGATGGCTCATGCGCGCAGCATTGAAAAGAAATGGCGCTTGCCAGCACGCGCCTGGTTGTCTGCGTTATCTGAAGTGGTTGAGGTACAGCATACATTTTCAATTTAA